Proteins found in one Seonamhaeicola sp. S2-3 genomic segment:
- a CDS encoding TonB-dependent receptor domain-containing protein, with product MLLLKKIIFFLSIISYFNGYCQLKITGSIIDSDNNIRLPSVKITNVITQKTVISNQNGYFQLTESGTYSFNKVGYISNLVTLKMGSHYVIQLSLNPNQINEVVVFSNHIPKKLKKSTASINIISLKEIERSNNINPVSILNQTPGVFMQTGALNTNRITIRGIGSRTPYGTSKIRAFFKDIPLTNGSGETNIEDFELGTISRLEIIKGAVSSIYGAGLGGTINLIPKQGRFNKQTVDNNFTFGSFGLIKNLSSLNLSSKTNNINVVYSNTQSNGYRENNTYKRKTFTLNTNHFINEKDEISFLASYVNLKAFIPSSISKSAFLNNPKSAAFTWKNAKGFEDSKRGVFGFSWLHQYNTNLKQSTSIFSSFKKTYEPRPFNILSETTSAIGIRSRLIGNSQLLDNPLNWTIGTELFKDTLKSDTYENLYEDFPPDTGSVKGYKLSDFKEKRSYYNFFIETNYDISNKTTLLFGVNINETSYKLKDNFPISQNNPDQSGSFKYKTIVSPKFGISQSLSKHLNIFTSISHGFSPISLNETLLPNGQINTNLNPETGWNYEIGAKGTNYNNRLQFNASIYRLSIKNLLVSRRTAEDQYIGINAGKTQHDGLEAAISYELISTEKFKMNISTNLSLNNYKFKEFIDDDNDFSDNDLTGVPSEVFNAIIDINSNSGIYGNLNFQHVGKMPITDSNTLYSDSYNLTNCKIGFKKNLNKTLKMNLFIGLNNIFDTHYASQILINATSFGGSTPRYYYPGNPVNYYSGVNLNYTF from the coding sequence TTGCTTCTGTTAAAAAAAATAATTTTCTTTCTTTCCATTATAAGTTATTTCAATGGTTATTGCCAATTAAAAATAACTGGAAGCATTATTGATTCTGACAATAATATAAGATTACCTTCGGTTAAAATAACTAACGTTATAACACAAAAAACCGTTATTTCTAACCAAAATGGTTATTTTCAATTAACTGAATCTGGCACATATTCATTCAATAAAGTTGGTTATATAAGTAATTTGGTTACTCTTAAAATGGGTTCACATTACGTAATACAACTAAGCCTAAATCCAAATCAAATAAATGAAGTTGTCGTTTTTAGCAATCACATTCCTAAAAAACTAAAAAAGTCTACTGCATCAATCAATATCATTTCATTAAAAGAAATTGAACGCTCAAACAATATAAATCCCGTTTCAATATTAAACCAAACACCAGGTGTTTTTATGCAAACGGGTGCTTTAAACACCAACCGAATTACCATTAGAGGTATTGGTTCTAGAACCCCATATGGCACTTCAAAAATAAGAGCCTTTTTTAAAGACATACCTCTAACTAATGGCAGCGGAGAGACCAATATTGAAGATTTTGAGCTAGGTACTATATCTAGATTAGAAATTATAAAAGGGGCTGTTTCTAGCATTTATGGTGCTGGATTAGGAGGTACCATAAATTTAATCCCGAAACAAGGCCGTTTTAATAAACAAACAGTTGATAATAATTTCACTTTTGGATCTTTTGGCTTAATTAAAAATTTATCGAGTTTAAATTTAAGCTCAAAAACTAACAATATTAATGTGGTTTATAGCAACACCCAAAGTAATGGCTACCGAGAAAATAATACATACAAAAGAAAAACGTTTACTTTAAATACTAACCATTTTATAAATGAAAAGGATGAGATATCATTTCTAGCTAGCTATGTTAATTTAAAAGCTTTTATTCCTAGTTCAATTAGCAAATCTGCGTTTTTAAACAATCCTAAATCTGCTGCATTTACTTGGAAAAACGCTAAGGGTTTTGAAGATTCTAAAAGAGGTGTTTTTGGTTTCTCATGGCTTCACCAATATAATACAAACTTAAAACAGTCAACAAGTATTTTCTCATCTTTCAAAAAAACTTACGAACCTAGACCATTCAATATTTTATCAGAAACAACTTCTGCTATTGGTATTAGAAGTCGGCTAATAGGTAATTCGCAGTTATTAGATAATCCATTAAACTGGACTATTGGCACTGAGCTATTTAAAGACACTCTTAAATCTGACACTTATGAAAATTTGTATGAAGATTTCCCACCTGATACCGGAAGTGTTAAAGGCTATAAACTATCTGATTTTAAAGAAAAAAGAAGTTATTACAACTTTTTTATTGAAACCAATTATGATATTTCTAATAAAACTACGCTCTTGTTTGGAGTTAATATAAATGAAACTTCATATAAATTGAAAGATAACTTTCCTATATCGCAAAATAATCCAGATCAATCCGGATCTTTTAAATACAAAACCATAGTATCACCTAAATTTGGAATATCACAGTCACTATCAAAACACTTAAATATTTTTACAAGTATTAGCCATGGATTCTCCCCTATTTCTTTAAACGAAACACTTCTCCCTAATGGACAAATAAATACCAATTTAAACCCAGAAACAGGCTGGAATTATGAAATAGGCGCCAAAGGCACTAATTATAATAACAGATTACAATTTAATGCTTCAATATATAGATTAAGTATTAAAAATTTATTAGTTTCCAGAAGAACTGCTGAGGATCAGTATATTGGTATTAATGCAGGAAAAACTCAACATGATGGATTAGAAGCAGCTATAAGTTATGAGTTAATTTCAACAGAAAAATTTAAAATGAATATCTCAACCAACTTATCATTAAACAACTATAAATTTAAAGAATTTATTGATGATGATAATGATTTTTCGGATAACGATTTAACCGGTGTTCCTTCTGAAGTTTTTAATGCCATAATTGATATTAATTCTAATTCTGGAATATACGGCAACCTCAACTTTCAACACGTTGGCAAAATGCCTATAACAGATAGTAACACCTTATATTCTGACAGTTACAACTTAACTAATTGTAAAATTGGTTTCAAAAAAAATCTTAATAAAACTTTAAAAATGAATCTTTTTATAGGTTTAAATAATATCTTTGATACGCATTACGCATCACAAATCTTGATTAACGCAACTAGTTTTGGTGGTAGCACACCTAGGTATTATTACCCTGGAAATCCCGTTAATTATTATAGCGGTGTTAACTTAAATTACACTTTTTAA
- a CDS encoding RadC family protein translates to MKSKVNEIQISYKEQLKTSVAITSSKTAHEVIYGHWDKNTIAVYESFKVVLLNNANKVKGIYQLSTGGMTGTLVDVRLLFAIALKALATGIILCHNHPSNKLKPSDMDKQITEKIVKASKLLDIKVLDHIIVTPEGGFFSFADNGLI, encoded by the coding sequence ATGAAAAGCAAAGTTAACGAAATACAGATAAGCTACAAGGAACAGTTAAAAACTTCGGTAGCAATAACCAGTTCGAAAACGGCCCATGAGGTCATTTACGGACATTGGGACAAAAACACGATCGCGGTGTACGAATCTTTTAAGGTGGTACTGCTCAATAACGCCAATAAGGTGAAAGGAATCTATCAATTGTCCACTGGCGGTATGACCGGCACTTTGGTCGATGTCCGTCTATTGTTCGCCATTGCATTGAAAGCCCTGGCAACTGGAATAATTTTATGCCACAACCACCCTTCAAATAAATTAAAGCCCAGTGATATGGACAAGCAGATTACCGAGAAAATCGTAAAAGCATCCAAACTGTTGGACATCAAAGTTCTGGATCATATCATCGTTACCCCAGAGGGCGGTTTTTTCAGCTTCGCCGATAATGGACTGATTTAA
- a CDS encoding single-stranded DNA-binding protein — protein sequence MSTLRNKVQLIGNVGQEPAVTKLDSGKKVARISLATNENYKNSKGERQTETQWHTIVAWGKTADIIEKYVGKGKEIAIEGKLTTRSYEDKEGVKRYVTEVVASEILLLSK from the coding sequence ATGAGTACATTAAGAAACAAAGTACAGTTGATCGGGAACGTAGGGCAAGAGCCTGCCGTTACCAAGTTGGACAGCGGTAAAAAAGTAGCCCGAATTTCATTGGCTACCAATGAGAACTACAAAAACTCCAAAGGCGAGAGACAGACCGAAACCCAATGGCATACGATTGTCGCTTGGGGCAAGACCGCCGACATTATCGAGAAGTATGTAGGCAAGGGCAAGGAGATTGCCATCGAAGGAAAACTGACCACCCGTTCCTATGAGGACAAGGAGGGCGTAAAACGCTATGTAACTGAAGTGGTGGCTTCAGAAATCCTACTGCTGAGTAAATAG
- a CDS encoding site-specific integrase, producing MGKDKTFDKLSDIIIYHKEVEAPKLSQGTLKNYGATEKYLKRFIEHQYKTSDIQLNFIDYLFIVDFENYLRTCKPLRSSQPLNNNGVMKHMERFQKLINIAVKFGCFTTNPFNLYSLRYDDYDSAFLELKELNKLRSVKLKEPGLLLVRDLFMFSCYTGLTYTEVELLKKDDIVEGVDGDLWIDIKRKKTKTTVKVPLLSQAKEVLERYANYPNQVNQNRLLPVISNQKVNKYLKTIATVAGINKHLTFHVARHTFATTITLLNDVPFETVSKLLGHTKLSTTQRYARVVEKKISKDMGKLKDVLHREETKIASIPKGKNAYLRIV from the coding sequence TTGGGAAAGGATAAGACTTTTGATAAGCTATCCGATATTATAATCTACCACAAGGAAGTTGAAGCTCCAAAATTATCACAAGGCACTTTAAAGAACTATGGAGCAACGGAAAAGTATCTTAAACGGTTTATAGAACACCAATATAAAACCAGTGATATCCAGTTGAATTTTATCGATTACCTCTTTATTGTAGATTTTGAAAATTATTTAAGAACCTGTAAACCGCTAAGGTCTTCACAGCCATTAAATAATAACGGTGTTATGAAGCATATGGAGCGCTTTCAAAAGCTCATCAACATTGCTGTTAAGTTTGGGTGCTTTACTACTAATCCCTTTAATCTGTATAGTTTAAGGTATGATGATTATGACAGCGCTTTTCTGGAATTAAAGGAGCTGAACAAGTTAAGGTCAGTTAAATTAAAGGAGCCAGGTTTGCTACTTGTAAGGGATTTGTTCATGTTTTCTTGTTATACAGGTCTAACCTATACCGAGGTTGAATTGCTTAAAAAGGATGATATAGTAGAAGGTGTTGATGGTGATTTATGGATTGATATCAAGCGAAAGAAAACCAAAACAACAGTAAAAGTCCCTTTGTTATCCCAAGCCAAAGAAGTCTTGGAGCGTTATGCTAATTATCCAAACCAAGTTAACCAAAACAGACTTTTACCCGTAATTTCCAATCAGAAGGTAAATAAATATCTGAAAACCATTGCAACTGTAGCAGGTATTAATAAGCATTTGACGTTCCATGTAGCCAGGCATACCTTTGCAACAACGATTACTTTGCTTAACGATGTCCCATTTGAAACGGTGTCTAAACTATTAGGGCACACTAAATTGTCGACTACTCAGAGGTATGCCAGAGTAGTTGAAAAGAAAATAAGTAAGGATATGGGGAAATTAAAAGATGTTTTACATAGGGAGGAAACTAAAATTGCTTCAATACCAAAAGGAAAAAATGCTTATCTACGTATTGTGTGA
- a CDS encoding transposase yields MEPIIEQLLKIPAKKRAKVKEITLDMANSMKTISTKCFPKAIQVTDRFHVQKLAIEALQDLRIKYRWEALDQENEQIKLSRAADKEFKPVTFSNGDSSKQLLARSRYLLYKSPDKWTPNQKERGQILFNEYPELKKAYGLVQGLRNIFNQAIDIKVAYTKLAHWYKDVEESGFKSFQTVANSITLNYRSVLNYFINRSTNASAESFNAKVKAFRGSISKVGSKEKNNFLCTLNYIDE; encoded by the coding sequence GTGGAGCCTATTATCGAACAACTCTTGAAGATCCCAGCAAAGAAGCGTGCTAAAGTGAAAGAGATCACCTTAGACATGGCTAACTCTATGAAAACGATCTCCACTAAATGTTTCCCGAAAGCCATCCAAGTAACAGACAGGTTCCATGTACAGAAGCTGGCAATAGAGGCGCTCCAAGATCTTCGTATCAAATACCGATGGGAAGCTTTGGATCAAGAAAATGAACAGATAAAGCTATCTAGAGCTGCCGACAAAGAATTTAAACCTGTAACTTTTTCTAATGGTGATAGCTCAAAACAACTCCTGGCCAGGAGTAGATATCTACTGTATAAATCCCCAGATAAATGGACTCCAAATCAGAAAGAGAGGGGACAGATATTGTTTAATGAATACCCAGAATTAAAGAAAGCTTATGGACTTGTTCAAGGCTTGAGGAATATTTTTAACCAAGCCATAGATATTAAAGTAGCTTACACCAAACTAGCCCACTGGTACAAAGATGTAGAGGAGTCTGGATTTAAGAGCTTCCAAACGGTAGCCAATAGTATTACTTTAAATTACCGCTCTGTACTCAACTATTTTATAAACAGAAGTACTAATGCTTCAGCTGAATCCTTTAATGCCAAAGTAAAGGCTTTTAGAGGATCAATCTCAAAAGTTGGGTCTAAAGAGAAAAATAATTTTCTTTGTACTTTAAATTATATTGATGAATAA
- a CDS encoding transposase → MSGKRLQRHYKDHLSDFKQWEHKSHAKQWLVFPENLGSYLSIDETALSKGELYTIITNKKAKGKKGALVGIFHGTKVEPIIEQLLKIPAKKRAKVKEITLDMANSMKTISTKCFPKAIQVTDRFHVQKLAIEALQDLRIKYRWEALDQENEQIKLSRAADKEFKPVTFSNGDSSKQLLARSRYLLYKSPDKWTPNQKERGQILFNEYPELKKAYGLVQGLRNIFNQAIDIKVAYTKLAHWYKDVEESGFKSFQTVANSITLNYRSVLNYFINRSTNASAESFNAKVKAFRSQFRGVRNTEYFLYRLIKLYS, encoded by the coding sequence ATGTCCGGAAAGAGGCTTCAAAGACATTATAAGGATCACTTAAGTGATTTTAAGCAATGGGAGCATAAGAGTCATGCTAAACAGTGGCTTGTTTTCCCTGAAAACTTAGGTTCTTATTTATCCATTGATGAGACAGCGCTGTCCAAGGGAGAGCTCTATACCATCATTACCAATAAGAAGGCCAAAGGAAAGAAAGGGGCTTTAGTTGGGATATTCCACGGAACTAAAGTGGAGCCTATTATCGAACAACTCTTGAAGATCCCAGCAAAGAAGCGTGCTAAAGTGAAAGAGATCACCTTAGACATGGCTAACTCTATGAAAACGATCTCCACTAAATGTTTCCCGAAAGCCATCCAAGTAACAGACAGGTTCCATGTACAGAAGCTGGCAATAGAGGCGCTCCAAGATCTTCGTATCAAATACCGATGGGAAGCTTTGGATCAAGAAAATGAACAGATAAAGCTATCTAGAGCTGCCGACAAAGAATTTAAACCTGTAACTTTTTCTAATGGTGATAGCTCAAAACAACTCCTGGCCAGGAGTAGATATCTACTGTATAAATCCCCAGATAAATGGACTCCAAATCAGAAAGAGAGGGGACAGATATTGTTTAATGAATACCCAGAATTAAAGAAAGCTTATGGACTTGTTCAAGGCTTGAGGAATATTTTTAACCAAGCCATAGATATTAAAGTAGCTTACACCAAACTAGCCCACTGGTACAAAGATGTAGAGGAGTCTGGATTTAAGAGCTTCCAAACGGTAGCCAATAGTATTACTTTAAATTACCGCTCTGTACTCAACTATTTTATAAACAGAAGTACTAATGCTTCAGCTGAATCCTTTAATGCCAAAGTAAAGGCTTTTAGATCTCAATTTAGGGGAGTCAGGAATACGGAATACTTCTTATATCGCTTGATTAAATTATATTCTTAA
- a CDS encoding Arm DNA-binding domain-containing protein, with product MKTTKSFSIGFWLKKTAIKSDGQIPIYARIRVDGKSADISVKRTTDQVQNLGFYHFKNII from the coding sequence ATGAAAACCACAAAATCATTCAGTATTGGCTTTTGGCTGAAAAAAACAGCAATCAAAAGTGACGGACAAATTCCTATTTATGCACGTATCCGTGTCGATGGAAAAAGCGCGGACATCAGTGTTAAGCGTACAACGGATCAAGTCCAAAATCTGGGTTTTTACCATTTTAAGAATATAATTTAA
- a CDS encoding NACHT domain-containing NTPase, with amino-acid sequence MNNKINKINNLSLVDLNECISNLISRLGYSEINSIKNNIIKSILKGPLTNDEHIFILFNEKLSGNIEEEKITNELKEIQIDLKANSYYIISKNNISNGVKSKINGSIENISVSFIGRDDLIQLIDENYEDFWKHSDLNLIEYEKAFCSTTIQDTEIKKLKIFNDKYQKLLDIFIEPRIYYTYEDKSTNTPVRKKIGLDYLINDKNNNIISGDAGTGKTTLLKKIGENLIFNNTDNKNRNLPIFFSTTEIFENDYNIKNLLERKVSLNFEVNEGFYENYKITLLIDSIDELEKDIQKSILKDLTELSSQKQIKFILATRNSEKVSSLIEKNGIKIFHIEKFNNDQIKKFVSKFFTSDSNKAENLIDALKENRIIERMPITPLTLSLISILYEENNLEIPATIADIYDNFNSLIIGRANVNSRIEFIDISFKERILSLYALHLLEIENNKPLTKEGFIKFFSDYFKEKTLPIKKGTLEEVLEYLIEHTGILIFKDNKWINFSHDSYLEYYSALEIFKHQREKEDLLAENFLKHNWQNAAIFYAGKSKDLPKFLEKVLLTLNKATALQDSFMGILGAGYLLQALYQTDNILRKDVILKALDLSINTYETTTKLASDNSSLFKNYNIPILQLMNLFYFFENFNSLTVKDPLVLAFNEIIQNFKTSQKNVDAFKAIKLALTLDSKRINHPDALYEIIENKDILKQPSLYVLLDFSLNILGKEKYKSIKQELKKDYLHKISKPVQTLIKLPAAKLRFSNLDSIEADRDIKLIVEGKTDAEIIEHAYYCLTNGSLPYWSISSAGNISGGAKEVSKSLNAIKPILDNKNFVIGVFDHDASGLQEFRSLKENIFPTLIKDTVKKHISHNIFGLCLPVPGELDFYLIKEQEYNLFEIEHYFDIQVLKDQNMLEETPFNENIFKIKDKKKKEFSKYIRTLNNPEIFKNFIELFNQIDKITNKEVDYIG; translated from the coding sequence ATGAACAATAAAATCAATAAAATTAATAATCTTTCATTAGTTGATTTAAATGAATGTATCTCTAATCTAATATCAAGGTTAGGCTATTCAGAAATTAATTCAATTAAGAATAATATTATAAAATCAATCCTTAAAGGACCATTGACTAATGATGAACATATATTTATTTTATTTAACGAAAAATTATCAGGAAACATAGAAGAGGAAAAAATAACAAATGAACTTAAGGAAATCCAAATAGATTTAAAAGCTAATAGCTATTATATAATTTCCAAGAATAATATTTCAAACGGGGTAAAATCTAAAATCAATGGATCTATTGAAAATATCTCAGTTAGTTTCATAGGGAGAGATGACCTTATTCAATTAATTGACGAAAATTATGAGGATTTTTGGAAGCATAGCGATTTAAACTTGATTGAATATGAAAAGGCATTTTGTTCCACAACTATTCAAGATACAGAAATTAAAAAATTAAAAATATTCAATGATAAATACCAAAAGTTATTAGATATTTTTATCGAACCAAGAATCTACTATACCTATGAAGATAAATCTACCAACACACCAGTAAGAAAAAAAATTGGCCTCGACTATTTAATAAATGATAAAAACAATAACATTATTTCTGGAGATGCAGGAACTGGTAAAACTACATTATTAAAAAAAATAGGAGAAAATTTAATCTTTAATAATACGGATAATAAAAATAGAAATCTTCCAATTTTTTTTAGTACCACGGAAATTTTCGAAAATGATTACAACATTAAGAATTTATTAGAAAGGAAAGTTTCGCTAAATTTTGAAGTAAATGAAGGCTTTTATGAAAATTATAAAATAACGTTACTGATAGACAGCATTGATGAACTAGAAAAAGACATCCAAAAATCAATATTAAAAGACCTAACTGAATTATCTTCTCAAAAACAAATTAAGTTTATTCTTGCTACTAGGAACTCAGAAAAGGTATCATCATTAATTGAAAAAAATGGCATAAAAATCTTCCACATAGAGAAATTTAATAATGATCAAATTAAAAAATTTGTTTCAAAATTTTTCACATCAGACAGTAATAAGGCTGAAAATCTAATTGATGCTTTAAAAGAAAACAGAATTATAGAAAGAATGCCTATTACACCTCTAACTCTTTCTCTTATTTCTATTCTATACGAAGAAAACAATCTAGAAATACCAGCGACAATAGCTGATATATATGATAATTTCAACTCCCTAATTATAGGAAGAGCAAATGTAAATAGTAGAATTGAGTTTATAGATATTTCTTTTAAAGAAAGAATTTTATCTCTTTATGCCTTGCATTTACTTGAAATAGAAAATAACAAACCATTAACTAAAGAAGGGTTTATTAAATTTTTCAGCGACTATTTTAAAGAAAAAACATTACCTATAAAAAAGGGGACGCTTGAAGAAGTTCTTGAATATTTAATCGAACATACTGGTATTCTTATATTCAAAGATAATAAATGGATTAATTTTAGCCATGATTCTTATTTAGAATACTATTCTGCCTTAGAAATTTTTAAACATCAAAGAGAAAAAGAAGATTTACTTGCCGAGAACTTCTTAAAACATAACTGGCAAAATGCAGCTATATTTTATGCTGGTAAATCTAAAGATTTACCTAAGTTTTTAGAAAAAGTGCTTCTTACATTAAACAAGGCTACCGCTTTACAAGATTCATTTATGGGCATCTTAGGTGCTGGATATTTATTACAAGCCCTGTACCAAACAGATAACATTTTAAGAAAGGATGTTATTTTAAAGGCTTTAGACCTGAGCATCAATACATATGAAACCACAACTAAGCTAGCTTCTGATAATTCTTCCTTATTTAAAAACTACAATATTCCTATTTTACAATTAATGAATTTATTCTATTTCTTTGAGAATTTCAACTCATTAACAGTAAAAGACCCTTTGGTTTTAGCTTTCAATGAAATAATTCAAAATTTCAAAACTAGTCAAAAAAACGTTGATGCTTTCAAAGCAATTAAACTTGCCTTAACCTTAGACTCCAAAAGAATAAACCATCCAGATGCTTTATATGAAATAATAGAAAACAAAGACATTTTAAAACAGCCTTCTCTGTATGTTTTATTAGATTTCAGCTTAAACATCTTAGGAAAAGAAAAGTACAAATCAATCAAACAAGAACTAAAAAAAGATTATTTACATAAAATCAGTAAACCAGTACAAACCTTAATAAAACTACCAGCCGCAAAACTTAGATTTAGTAATTTAGACTCAATTGAAGCCGACAGAGATATTAAATTAATTGTAGAAGGGAAAACCGACGCTGAAATTATTGAACATGCTTATTATTGCTTAACTAATGGCAGCTTGCCTTATTGGAGTATTTCAAGTGCAGGTAATATATCTGGCGGAGCCAAAGAAGTCTCAAAATCATTGAATGCAATCAAACCTATCCTAGATAATAAAAATTTTGTAATTGGTGTCTTTGACCACGATGCTTCAGGGCTTCAAGAGTTTAGGAGTTTAAAAGAAAATATATTTCCTACACTAATTAAAGACACAGTAAAAAAACATATTTCACATAATATTTTTGGTCTTTGTCTTCCTGTTCCTGGTGAATTAGATTTCTATCTAATTAAGGAGCAGGAATATAACCTTTTTGAAATAGAACATTATTTTGATATTCAAGTTTTAAAAGATCAAAATATGCTTGAAGAAACACCTTTTAATGAGAACATTTTCAAAATAAAAGACAAAAAGAAAAAAGAATTCTCAAAATACATTAGAACTCTAAATAACCCTGAAATATTCAAAAATTTCATTGAACTTTTTAATCAAATTGATAAAATAACCAATAAGGAGGTTGATTACATAGGCTGA
- a CDS encoding transposase → MSGKRLQRHYKDHLSDFKQWEHKSHAKQWLVFPENLGSYLSIDETALSKGELYTIITNKKAKGKKGALVGIFHGTKVEPIIEQLLKIPAKKRAKVKEITLDMANSMKTISTKCFPKAIQVTDRFHVQKLAIEALQDLRIKYRWEALDQENEQIKLSRAADKEFKPVTFSNGDSSKQLLARSRYLLYKSPDKWTPNQKERGQILFNEYPELKKAYGLVQGLRNIFNQAIDIKVAYTKLAHWYKDVEESGFKSFQTVANSITLNYRSVLNYFINRSTNASAESFNAKVKAFRSQFRGVRNTEYFLYRLIKLYS, encoded by the coding sequence ATGTCCGGAAAAAGGCTTCAAAGACATTATAAGGATCACTTAAGTGATTTTAAGCAATGGGAGCATAAGAGTCATGCTAAACAGTGGCTTGTTTTCCCTGAAAACTTAGGTTCTTATTTATCCATTGATGAGACAGCGCTGTCCAAGGGAGAGCTCTATACCATCATTACCAATAAGAAGGCCAAAGGAAAGAAAGGGGCTTTAGTTGGGATATTCCACGGAACTAAAGTGGAGCCTATTATCGAACAACTCTTGAAGATCCCAGCAAAGAAGCGTGCTAAAGTGAAAGAGATTACCTTAGACATGGCTAACTCTATGAAAACGATCTCCACTAAATGTTTCCCGAAAGCCATCCAAGTAACAGACAGGTTCCATGTACAGAAGCTGGCAATAGAGGCGCTCCAAGATCTTCGTATCAAATACCGATGGGAAGCTTTGGATCAAGAAAATGAACAGATAAAGCTATCTAGAGCTGCCGACAAAGAATTTAAACCTGTAACTTTTTCTAATGGTGATAGCTCAAAACAACTCCTGGCCAGGAGTAGATATCTACTGTATAAATCCCCAGATAAATGGACTCCAAATCAGAAAGAGAGGGGACAGATATTGTTTAATGAATACCCAGAATTAAAGAAAGCTTATGGACTTGTTCAAGGCTTGAGGAATATTTTTAACCAAGCCATAGATATTAAAGTAGCTTACACCAAACTAGCCCACTGGTACAAAGATGTAGAGGAGTCTGGATTTAAGAGCTTCCAAACGGTAGCCAATAGTATTACTTTAAATTACCGCTCTGTACTCAACTATTTTATAAACAGAAGTACTAATGCTTCAGCTGAATCCTTTAATGCCAAAGTAAAGGCTTTTAGATCTCAATTTAGGGGAGTCAGGAATACGGAATACTTCTTATATCGCTTGATTAAATTATATTCTTAA